The Candidatus Micrarchaeota archaeon genomic interval TGCGTGTGCTTCTTCACACGTGTTGCGGGCCGTGTGCATCATCGATCGTTGAACGTATGCTTGAACGCGGTCATACGGTCACGATGTTTTTCTATAATCCTAACATATTTCCGAGAGACGAATACATGAAACGCGAACGCTCCGCAAGAAAGGTTGCAGAGTATTTCGGTGTTGAATTTATCGACCCGATCGATCCGTCTGCCGACGGTTGGGAAAAGGCCCATCGGAACTGGTTAGCCAAGGTGAACGGTCTGGAATCGCAACCCGAGGGCGGGTTACGGTGCGCGGTATGTTTCGGTGAACGGTTGGCCGTAGCGGCCGCTTACGCGGCCGCACACGGCCACGACGCGTACACGACATCGTTGGTGATGGGTCCGATGAAGGACATAGGTCTCATCAATCGAATCGGTAATGTTTGGGGGAAACGGTACGGTGTTACG includes:
- a CDS encoding epoxyqueuosine reductase QueH, with the translated sequence MRVLLHTCCGPCASSIVERMLERGHTVTMFFYNPNIFPRDEYMKRERSARKVAEYFGVEFIDPIDPSADGWEKAHRNWLAKVNGLESQPEGGLRCAVCFGERLAVAAAYAAAHGHDAYTTSLVMGPMKDIGLINRIGNVWGKRYGVTFISENFRKRGGYPRSIELSKTLSLYRQNYCGCEFSMNENSQNI